A window from Neodiprion fabricii isolate iyNeoFabr1 chromosome 2, iyNeoFabr1.1, whole genome shotgun sequence encodes these proteins:
- the LOC124176908 gene encoding nucleolar protein 58: MLVLFETPAGYAIFKLLDEKKLSETENLYHDFETPEAASRIVKLKHFEKFADTTEALAATTAAVEGKVSKSLKKMLKKYCAEVQEQLAVADAKLGNAIKDKLSLSCISNTAVQELMRCIRSQMDSLLTGLPKKEMTAMALGLAHSLSRYKLKFSPDKIDTMIVQAVCLLDDLDKELNNYVMRCREWYGWHFPELGKLVTDNVAFVKTVKIIGTRENTANSDLSDTLPEDVEEKVKEAAEISMGTEISDDDILNIQHLCDQVIEISSYRTQLYDYLKTRMMAMAPNLTVLVGELVGARLISHAGSLINLAKHPASTVQILGAEKALFRALKTKRDTPKYGLIYHAQLVGQSSTKNKGKMSRMLAAKASLATRVDALGEDGNFDLGAEHRAKLEARLRILEEGNLRRISGTGKAKSKFEKYHTSSEVKQYPTAADSTIPSSKRRHSQIDDKKPLIEEIETVAEDAAEVPQKKKKVRDSVGEQEGAGTPGSSKKQKKKVKQETEEEDIAAVEVEEPEQEVEVTESAKKKKQKKSKIKTDVTEEEIAEQVEGPSSEKKKKKKKKKSMPDD, from the exons ATGCTGGTTTTATTTGAAACCCCGGCGGGGTACGCCATATTTAAG ctaCTCGACGAAAAGAAACTATCAGAAACAGAAAACCTCTATCATGACTTTGAGACCCCAGAAGCTGCTAGCAGAAT CGTCAAGCTCAAGCACTTTGAAAAGTTTGCGGATACAACCGAAGCTCTGGCAGCAACAACGGCAGCGGTCGAAGGAAAAGTAAGCAAGTCATTGAAAAAGATGCTGAAGAAGTATTGCGCCGAGGTTCAGGAGCAACTGGCAGTGGCAGATGCAAAGTTAGGAAATGCGATAAAGGATAAACTGAGCCTTTCCTGCATCAGTAACACTGCCGTTCAGGAATTGATGAGGTGTATACGAAGCCAGATGGATTCGCTGTTGACCGGCCTGCCGAAGAAAGAAATGACTGCCATGGCGCTTGGTTTAGCTCACAGCCTTTCAAGATACAAGTTGAAATTCTCACCTGATAAAATCGACACAATGATCGTCCAAGCGGTTTGTTTACTAGACGATTTAGACAAGGAATTGAACAACTACGTAATGCGATGCCGAGAATGGTACGGCTGGCATTTTCCTGAACTAGGAAAACTCGTGACTGATAACGTCGCGTTTGTAAAGACAGTGAAGATTATCGGCACCAGGGAAAACACGGCGAACTCAGATTTATCTGACACACTGCCCGAGGATGTAGAAGAAAAGGTTAAAGAAGCGGCAGAGATATCAATGGGGACTGAAATATCGGACGACGATATTCTCAATATCCAACACCTCTGTGATCAAGTTATAGAGATATCCAGCTACAGGACACAGCTTTACGACTACCTCAAGACTAGGATGATGGCTATGGCTCCGAACCTTACGGTTCTTGTCGGCGAGCTAGTCGGTGCCCGGCTAATTTCCCATGCTGGATCGCTCATCAATCTTGCGAAACATCCCGCCTCCACGGTGCAAATTCTTGGTGCAGAAAAGGCACTTTTTAGGGCTCTAAAAACCAAACGAGACACCCCCAAGTATGGATTGATCTATCACGCTCAGTTGGTCGGTCAATCGTCGACGAAGAACAAGGGAAAAATGTCGAGGATGCTTGCAGCAAAGGCGTCACTGGCCACAAGGGTAGACGCTCTAGGTGAGGATGGCAACTTTGACCTAGGAGCTGAACACAGAGCAAAACTGGAGGCAAGGTTGAGAATACTTGAAGAAGGAAATCTGCGCAGGATCAGTGGTACTGGGAAGGCCAAATCAAAGTTTGAGAAGTATCACACGTCTTCAGAGGTGAAGCAGTACCCTACTGCTGCAGACTCGACTATACCGAGCAGCAAGAGAAGGCATTCACAGATCGATGATAAAAAGCCATTGATCGAAGAGATCGAAACAGTTGCAGAAGACGCTGCCGAAGTgccacagaaaaaaaagaaagtcagGGATAGCGTTGGGGAACAGGAAGGTGCCGGAACTCCTGGTAGCTCaaagaaacagaagaaaaaagtcaAGCAGGAAACTGAAGAAGAAGATATTGCTGCTGTAGAAGTCGAAGAACCGGAGCAGGAAGTTGAAG TTACAGAATCagcaaagaagaagaaacagaaaaaatctAAGATAAAGACGGACGTAACTGAGGAAGAAATCGCAGAACAGGTCGAGGGTCCATCcagtgaaaagaagaaaaagaagaagaagaagaaatcgaTGCCAGACGATTAA